The segment TTGATCTAGTGACAACCCTTCCTTCACAATGCCTATCCACcaaactgaaatcaagacctTGTGCTCTAATAATTATCAGCTTTTTCTAACCATATACATCCCCTATTAGTTCTGTTCTcaggagaaccctgactaatacaagaTGTTGATGATAACTGACCACACAGATATTAGAGAGAATTCAATATAGCTGGGGTTTTAGATCTGATGACTTCTTGCAGACACAGAGATATTATGAACTTAGGCTCTAGTGGTCTCCTGTTCAACCAATGGTTTACTGATTGTAGATGCCAGAAGATCCTCAATTTCTCCAAACTCAGTGATGCTCATCATGGGTCCCCCACTAGACTGAGTGGTAAAATACCTTCAGCCAAGCACAGATAATGAGCCAAATCAGCAAAGCACACAGGGACAATCCCCTCTGGAGACATTCCAACAAAAGCACGAGGCTTGAAAATCatacttctttttcttaccaactcccttctctcccccatttccctcctccaAGCATTTACCCAAATCCAGGACCCACCCCCACCAAAATGAGACTTTATTCCTGGTATTATTCTTGGTTACAACCCCTTTCCTGAAGTTCATGCTGGCTGGACCAGTTTGGGGAACTAGTCTTGGACAGCCATGTCCTTCCTGGTATAAATGCCAGCATTATTGCTCAATCAGAGATACCTTTTAGCCCAGAGGGTATAAGAGATCACACTGTCCTGGACATAGCAGACTCAGGTCCCACCAGATTCAGAAATGAGGTCTATTCTGATCGTCACCCTCCTCAGCTGCTTCTGGGCAGTAAATGAGGCCAAAGTCTTCTCCAAGTGTGAGCTGGCCCACAAGCTGAAGACCATGGGAATGGATGGCTACCATGGCCAAAGCCTGGCAAGCTGTGAGTGTGaatgttctttctgtctctgcccaAAGAGACCTTCTTCCCCCGCCAAGcaatctctcccttttcacttcctgatttacttatttgtcagggCTCTCTTCCACTCCCTGACTGCTCTTCTTGTCTCTGCCTCCACTGCCTTACATACCTATCAgggcctccttttctctctttccaccaGGGATTATTTTATCTATAACAGATTTTCTTCTGCTGTTCCCCCAAATCACCTTCCCACTCACTGGCCTGGAATACTTCCTCGGAAGCACCCAGAGACTCACCCGACCTCGCTCCATCTTGCTCCCATCACCTTTGCTTTCATCTGCATCCTTTCTAGTCCCATCTCTGCAGCACAGTTggttctccctcccaccctctcccctgcccttctgTCCACCAAAAAATAACCTGCATCTGCTGCATTTGTCTAAAGTTTGTTCTATCCATGTCACAAGAGAGTTGGATGGGGACTGTGAGAACAGAAGGGGAGGCAGTGAGTGACAAGGTGCAAGAAGGACCGAGAATCTCTGTCACCCACCTCATTAGTGAGAACACATAAAGCTATTTCAATTTCCCTtgaatatcttcatttttcttcatgctaAATATACTCTTTCTTGTCACCCCCCAAAGATGGCTTTCTGGGGTTTCCTTTCTAGGATTCTCCTCCATTACTTCTCCACCTCTTCTCTTCCATGTACTTTGGGATGGAAGGCAACGTGAATATACAAGGCAAGAGTTGGCTAATTTGGctgggagatgaggctggaaaggtAGCCTGGGAGGCAGACGGTGATTGATGGATTATTGGTCGTGCCAAAtgcattttttaacaaattgtgATTACATACTTACCATTGGGCTGATGATTACGGCTTGGGACTAGGAATACACAATGgattataaatataaatctaacACTGAGGATCTCATAATCTTTTCGTTTTGGTCTCAAGAGACTTTCTGGCCCGGGCTAGTATAGCAAAAGCTGTGTCTCATCGTGAAACAACCCCCCTTTTCTACCCACACCTTTTGCTCTCTCTGATGCAGGGGTCTGCATGGCTCAGTATGAGAGTAACTTCAACACCCAGGCCTTTAATGGGAAAAATGACAATGGCAGTAGTGACTATGGGATCTTTCAGCTGAACAACAAGTGGTGGTGCAAAAACGGCTACCGTTCCTCGGCAAATGGTTGCGGCACAACGTGCAGCAGTAAGGACCCCATCCCCGTCTGAGCGCTGAGGAAAGTGGGGCATGTAAAATAGGAACGAAATGGAACGCCCTCCTCCCTAACACTTGACCCCCGGCCTGCGCTGGAGAAGCCCAGCCCAGGGAATAAAGCGGCCCCAGACCGTCCTCACATCTAAAGTAGGATTCCACAGCGCTCCCCCTGCCAAACTGGAGGAAGCAAGGTACACTGACCCCTGACTAAGCCTCGCCTTCATGGGTCCCCATCCCTCAAGCCATGTTATCCCGTTCCTGGTCCACGCACAGCTGCATCCCCAGTCCACGTGCCCCCACGCAGCACTCTGGACACACGAAGCCAtctcctgggggaaaaaaaaaaaaaggctctccCTGGTCCATCAGGTCCTAGACGCCCTCCAGAGGGGACAATGCTCAGAGGCAGATGCAAAGCAAGGCAAGAAAACCCAGGCAAACGGAAGGCAAACCCACAAAAGGGCTCCAGAGATAGAGGGTTTCTCACTCAGGCTCAGTTTCCCCCGGAAATTCCCCTCAAAAAAGTATTGattaaagaaacaggaaaggggctttgtccctccccactcaGCCCCTTCTCCTTTCAGAGTTTCTGGATGACGACATCGATGATGACATCATCTGTGCCAAGAGGGTTGTGAGAGACCCTAAAGGGATGTCTGCCTGGTAAGCAGAGCGTGAAGGGCAGAGACCAGCCACCTGGCAAGGCATGGGCCCAGACAGTATTTGGGATGCTGGTAGAATCAGCAGCATCTCGGCTGTGGGATTCTCCCTGGGCGTTGTAGGGAGCTGAGACTCTTCTCCTGACATGAAACGAGGCAGAGTAAGACTGTGACGCGGCCACCCAAGGCATCCCCGCCTCACCGACTTGCGCGTTCTCAGACGGGCAAAGCCTCCCTGATACTCTCCCACAGCACTGACTGCATGCAGCCTGGAGACCCTCCATTCCCTCTCAGCTGAGCCCCTATAgactcctgcccctgcctctgatTCATGCTGTGTTTCTTCTCTATTCTTAGGAACGCCTGGGTAGACCACTGCCAGGGCAGGGATTTGTCCAAATACCTGGCCAGCTGTAAGCTGTGAGACGGTCATTGAATATGGCTCTTGGAGGAGGGAGCCCAGAAGGCAGGGTAATTCTTCAAGGTTCTTGGAAGCTCTGAATGtcccctgctctctgcctccaAAATAAAAGTTACTCAAGTTCAGCTGTCTCAAGTGTGTTTAAGGGCTGGGTTATGACGGAGACTTGCTACCCACCATGGACTGCTGGAGGTCCTATTCTCTCCACACCCATCGCGGAAGTTCCCCCATCTCCTCTGGAAAGATAGTTACGGAAAATCCTTTACTGAGAACTGCTTGAGGCTAAAACTGACAGTTGAATACAACACTCCAGATGTGAGCTCTCATGAAATTCATTTAGTAGAGGTGGCTGGTGTTATTCTTCACCGCCAGGAAGGAAAGTTCcagatgaaagagaagaaaactgtgGAGAGGTTTGATTTAGACGTAGAGGAGGACTGGCAGAGTATCAGGATGATGGTGTTGGCTGGGGTAAATGACTAAACTGCTGTAACAGTCCCCGAGATATGCTCTCACCAAGCAGTCCACGGTGGGTAGGCAGGCTCGTTTGTCCACACGGACATTCAGAAATTCAGATGCTTTCCATCTTGCATCTCCACCACCCACTAAAGCAGTGCTGCTGAGTGTGGTCCATAGATGGGCAGCACCATACATCTGGatacctgttagaaatgcaaattcttgggggcgcctgggtggcacagcggttaagcgtctgccttcggctcagggcgtgagaccggcgttatgggatcgagccccacatcaggctcctctgctatgagcctgcttcttcctctcccactccccctgcttgtgttccctctctcgcttgctgtctctatctctgtcaaataaataaataaaatcttaaaaaaaaaaatgcaaattcttgggccctcTGCAGACCTACCGAATCCTTGTTTTAATCTCCATTTCAATGAGCTCTCCCCATGACTCTtatgcattaaaaaagaaattgagaagcaCTGTCCTAGGGTATTGTCCTACATCAGTAACGCTAGATGGGAGGCACTCCTTGCTCTAAATTGCAGtaatggaggggcacctgagtggctcagtgggttaagcatctgcctttggctcaggatcctgggatcaagccccgtatcaggttccctgctgagcagggagcctgctttttcctctgcccgccccccacccctgctcatgctttctctcactcaaataaataaataaaatcttttaaaaataattaattaattgcaaTGTTTTAAGGTCCTGGCTTGGAAGAGGCACATGTCACTTCCATTTATACTCCAGAGACAGAATTTAATCACAAGCCATTCCCAGTTGCAAACGGGTCTGGGAGACATGGTaccagcctgagccaaaggcagacgcttaacaactgagccacccaggcgcccctaaatgtgcCCTTAATCAAAATCTAATACAGCTCCTTTCCTTCTACATAAACCAATGAAGGGAATGTATACATAGTTTTTGTAAATTTTGGTTAGGCATTTATGAAACGAAAGATTTGAGGGGCGCACTTCTTTAGACAGAGCTTTGGGTGCAGGACATTTTTATTCACCCCTGAAAATGCAACgttattctttttaattctataaaaatCAACTAAAG is part of the Ailuropoda melanoleuca isolate Jingjing chromosome 16, ASM200744v2, whole genome shotgun sequence genome and harbors:
- the LOC100478101 gene encoding lysozyme C, milk isozyme, which translates into the protein MRSILIVTLLSCFWAVNEAKVFSKCELAHKLKTMGMDGYHGQSLASWVCMAQYESNFNTQAFNGKNDNGSSDYGIFQLNNKWWCKNGYRSSANGCGTTCSKFLDDDIDDDIICAKRVVRDPKGMSAWNAWVDHCQGRDLSKYLASCKL